One Etheostoma spectabile isolate EspeVRDwgs_2016 unplaced genomic scaffold, UIUC_Espe_1.0 scaffold00001218, whole genome shotgun sequence DNA window includes the following coding sequences:
- the LOC116674861 gene encoding NLR family CARD domain-containing protein 3-like encodes MVTDIRGFTDPQKEEYFRKRFRDEEQASRIISHIKRSRSLHIMCHIPVFCWITATVLEDMLKTREGGDLPKTLTEMYIHFLVVQSKVKNIKYDGGAETDPHWSPETRKMIESLGKLAFEQLQKGNLIFYESDLTECGINIRAASVCSGVFTQIFKEERGLYQDKVFCFVHLSVQEFLAALHVHLTFINSGVNLLAEEQKTSKLSRVFRDKTSFYQSAVDKALQSPNGHLDLFLRFLLGLSLQTNQSLLRGLLTQKGSSSKTNQKTVDYIKKKISENLSAERSINLFHCLNELNDDSLVEQIQQSLSSGSLSTDKLSPAQWSALVFILLSSEEDLDVFDLKKYSASEEALLRLLPVVKASNKALLSGCELSERSCEALSSVLSSQSSSLRYLDLSKNNLQDSGVELVSVGLKSPHCTLEILRLSGCYLSERSCEALSSVLSSQFSSLRELDLSNNNFRIQEWSWCLLD; translated from the exons atggtgacagataTCAGAGGATTCACTGACCCacagaaggaggagtacttcaggaagagattcagagatgaggagcaggccagcaggatcatctcccacatcaagagatcaagaagcctccacatcatgtgccacatcccagtcttctgctggatcactgctacagttctggaggacatgttgaagaccagagagggaggagatctgcccaagaccctgactgaaATGTACATTcacttcctggtggttcagtccaaagTGAAGAACATCAAGTATgatggaggagctgagacagaTCCACACTGGAGTCCAGAGACCAGGAAGATGATcgagtctctgggaaaacttgcttttgagcagctgcagaaagggAACCTAatcttctatgaatcagacctgacagagtgtggcatcaATATCAGAGCAGCTTCAGTGTGttcaggagtgttcacacagatctttaaagaggagagaggactataccaggacaaggtgttctgcttcgtccatctgagtgttcaggagttcctggctgctcttcatgtccatctgacaTTCAtcaactctggagtcaacctgctggcagaagaacaaaaaacCTCCAAGCTGTCTAGAGTCTTCAGAGACAAAACAAGTTTCTACCAGAGTGCTGTGGACAAGGCCTTACAAAGTCcaaatggacacctggacttgtttctccgcttcctcctgggtctttcacTGCAAACAAATCAGAGTCTCCTACGAGGTCTGCTGACACAGAAAGGAAGTAGCTCAAAGACCAATCAGAaaacagtggattacatcaagaagaagatcagtgagaatctgtctgcagagagaagcatcaatctgttccactgtctgaatgaactgaatgatgattctctagtggagcagatccaacagtccctgagttcaggaagtctctccacagataaactgtctcctgctcagtggtcagctctggtcttcatcttactgtcatcagaagaagatctggacgtgtttgacctgaagaaatactctgcttcagaagaagctcttctgaggctgctgccagtggtcaaagcTTCCAACAAAGCTCT actgagtggctgtgagctgtcagagagaagctgtgaagctctgtcctcagttctcagctcccagtcttCTAGTCTGAGATATTTGGACCTGAGTaaaaacaacctgcaggattcaggagtggagctaGTGTCAGTTGGACTGAAGAGTCCTCACTGTACATTGGAAATTCTCAG ACTGAGTGGCTGttacctgtcagagagaagctgtgaagctctgtcctcagttctcagctcccagttctctagtctgagagagctggacctgagtaacaacaacttcaggattcaggagtggagctggtGTCTCCTGGACTAA